In Ochotona princeps isolate mOchPri1 chromosome 22, mOchPri1.hap1, whole genome shotgun sequence, the following are encoded in one genomic region:
- the LOC105941857 gene encoding uncharacterized protein LOC105941857, with protein sequence MLLLWGPLLCWGLLPHTQGEAHNLLLRISKDQLETDISDLLWENQILSRLVKIPVTGPPSQGVAVLDHLPFIKERLSHRHSGLQLSQVGDLLSGRSTPLLSQLLQAGRLFIEDARGPEVNLDILSNSLLQVTLRCKLYLSLQGFLWLKVIKNIRIGVRLEQTKNRTQVVLEECHTPPGYLSIEFLEQKASLVQNKLLRLVTGLLDEALPFLLQKIVCPMAMNLLNLLLEDLLHITLPPSSRSWDDFQYYITSTEFTEETILMQALLVTPCGSSQRAPTPEYSALQPVPRLKSGSVADLVFGVDVYNDIVSCLYSSEDIRVHPQDPQAADLIQLLSQSKLEPGSENLIQVFDQSTGGVGLAIRAPHPPTIHFDGHKFTVIQPGSLVLSGTSNISLVSVFWKTQLQDLLSKLLSRTFLPYHNQRLRDHGLPLPRIKGISFNQAQADLCQGFLLLTILE encoded by the exons ATGCTGCTGCTCTGGGGGCCCCTGCTCTGCTGGGGGCTACTGCCCCACACCCAAGGGGAAGCCCACAACCTGCTGTTACGGATCAGCAAAGACCAACTGGAGACAG ACATCTCAGATCTGCTCTGGGAGAACCAGATCCTGAGTCGCTTGGTCAAGATACCCGTGACGGGGCCCCCAAGCCAGGGTGTCGCTGTCCTGGACCACCTCCCCTTCATCAAGGAACGCCTCTCCCACAGGCACAGTGGCCTGCAACTGTCACAGGTCGGGGACCTGCTCTCTGGGAGGAGCACCCCTCTGCTGAGTCAGCTGCTCCAGGCAGGCAG GTTGTTCATCGAAGATGCCAGGGGACCTGAAGTCAACCTTGACATCCTGAGCAACAGCCTGCTGCAGGTGACACTGCGCTGCAAACTGTACCTCTCACTCCAGGG GTTCCTGTGGCTCAAGGTCATTAAGAACATTCGCATCGGAGTCCGACTGGAACAGACCAAGAATAGAACCCAGGTGGTCCTGGAGGAGTGCCACACCCCGCCTGGCTACCTGAGCATTGAGTTCCTGGAGCA AAAGGCCTCCCTCGTGCAGAACAAGCTCCTGAGGCTGGTGACGGGCCTTCTGGACGAGGCGCTGCCCTTCCTCCTGCAGAAGATT GTGTGTCCCATGGCCATGAACCTGCTCAACCTGCTACTGGAAGACCTCCTGCACATCACTCTGC CcccaagcagcaggagctgggatgaCTTCCAATACTACATCACCTCCACGGAGTTCACAGAGGAGACCATCCTAATGCAAGCCCTG CTCGTGACCCCCTGTGGCTCAAGCCAGAGGGCCCCTACGCCTGAGTACTCTGCCCTCCAGCCTGTGCCGAGGTTGAAATCGGGCAGTGTAGCAGACTTGGTCTTCGGGGTGGATGTCTACAACGACATCGTGTCCTGCCTCTACAGCAGTGAGGACATCCGTGTGCACCCCCAGGACCCCCAA GCTGCTGACCTCATTCAGCTGCTGTCCCAGAGCAAGCTGGAACCTGGGTCCGAG AACCTCATTCAGGTCTTTGATCAGTCAACAGGGGGTGTGGGACTGGCCATCAGAGCCCCTCATCCTCCCACCATCCACTTTGATGGCCACAAGTTCACGGTCATCCAGCCAGGCTCCCTGGTGCTGTCAGGGACCAGCAACATCTCTTTGGTCTCTGTTTTCTGG AAGACACAGCTGCAGGACCTGCTCTCCAAGCTCCTGAGTAGAACATTCCTGCCCTACCACAACC AGCGACTCAGAGACCACGGCCTCCCGCTGCCCAGAATCAAAGGCATCTCCTTCAACCAGGCCCAGGCAGACCTCTGCCAG GGGTTCCTGCTGCTGACCATTCTGGAATAG